In Fusarium oxysporum f. sp. lycopersici 4287 chromosome 4, whole genome shotgun sequence, a genomic segment contains:
- a CDS encoding pyruvate decarboxylase, translating into MSNSNLQKPIDVAEYLFKRLYEVGVRSVHGVPGDYNLVALDYLPQCNLKWVGSVNELNAAYAADGYARITKMAALITTFGVGELSAVNGVAGSYSEHIPVVHIVGCPSTISQRDQMLLHHTLGNGDFDVFANMSAQISCNVAKLNKPSEIAEQIDTALRTCWLRSRPVYIMVPTDMVQEKVEGARLDTPIDLSEPQNDPGNEDFVVDEILKAMYAAQRPVILVDSCAIRHRVVKEVHQLIDKLDLPVFVTPMGKGAVNEDHPNYGGVFAGDGSHPARAQSIVEGSDLLLTIGALKSDFNTTGFSYRTSQINSVDFHSTHCKVRYSTYPGVAMRGVLRKIIDRVDPKSMPAPSIPEVRNEVEKNTDDSEIITQAWLWPRVGEYLIPNDIVVTETGTANFGIWDTRFPRNVTALSQVLWGSIGWSVGACQGAALAAKDAGKEGRTILFVGDGSFQLTAQELSTMIRHHLKPTIFVICNDGFTIERFIHGMDAVYNDINNWKYKDLVSVFGGEKTCKTFQIKTKTELNELLTNKEFNAAECLQFVELYMPREDAPRALIMTAEASARNNAKKH; encoded by the exons ATGAGCAACTCCAACCTCCAAAAGCCAATTGACGTGGCTGAATACCTCTTCAAGCGTCTCTACGAAGTCGGTGTTCGATCTGTTCACGGTGTTCCCGGTGACTACAACCTCGTCGCCCTCGACTATCTTCCTCAATGCAACCTCAAGTGGGTCGGCAGTGTTAACGAGCTTAACGCTG CCTACGCTGCTGATGGATATGCCCGTATCACCAAGATGGCTGctctcatcaccaccttCGGTGTTGGTGAGCTCTCTGCCGTCAACGGTGTTGCTGGCTCTTACTCCGAGCACATCCCCGTCGTCCACATTGTTGGATGCCCTTCTACCATCTCTCAGCGTGACCAGATGCTTCTTCACCACACTCTCGGAAACGGTGACTTTGATGTCTTTGCCAACATGAGCGCTCAAATCTCTTGCAAcgtcgccaagctcaacaagccCTCCGAGATTGCCGAGCAGATCGATACTGCTCTCCGCACTTGCTGGCTCCGCTCTCGTCCCGTCTACATCATGGTCCCTACCGATATGGTCcaggagaaggttgagggtGCTCGGCTTGACACCCCCATCGACCTGTCTGAGCCTCAGAACGACCCCGGTAACGAGGACTtcgtcgttgatgagatcctcaAGGCTATGTACGCCGCTCAGCGCCCTGTCATCCTTGTCGACTCTTGTGCTATCCGTCACCGTGTTGTCAAGGAGGTTCACCAGCTCATTGACAAGCTCGACCTTCCCGTCTTTGTTACCCCCATGGGTAAGGGTGCTGTGAACGAGGACCACCCCAACTATGGTGGTGTCTTCGCTGGTGACGGCTCTCATCCCGCTCGTGCCCAGTCTATAGTTGAGGGCTCTGATCTCCTTCTCACCATTGGTGCTCTCAAGAGTGatttcaacaccaccggTTTCTCTTACCGCACATCACAAATCAACTCTGTTGATTTCCACAGTACTCACTGCAAGGTCCGCTACTCCACATACCCCGGCGTTGCCATGCGTGGTGTCCTCCGCAAGATCATCGACCGAGTCGACCCCAAGTCTATGCCCGCTCCTTCTATCCCTGAGGTCAGGAAcgaggtcgagaagaacACCGACGACTCTGAGATCATCACACAGGCCTGGCTCTGGCCCCGTGTCGGCGAATACCTCATCCCCAACGACATCGTCGTCACTGAGACTGGTACCGCTAACTTCGGTATCTGGGACACTCGATTCCCCCGCAACGTCACCGCCCTCAGCCAAGTTCTCTGGGGCAGCATCGGCTGGTCCGTTGGTGCTTGCCAGGGTGCTGCCCTCGCTGCTAAGGATGCTGGCAAGGAAGGCCGAACAATTCtctttgttggtgatggatcTTTCCAATTGACCGCTCAGGAGCTGAGCACCATGATCCGACATCACCTCAAGCCCACAAT TTTCGTCATCTGCAACGATGGCTTCACCATTGAGCGATTCATCCACGGTATGGATGCTGTCTACAACGACATCAACAACTGGAAGTACAAGGACCTCGTCAGCGTCTTCGGCGGCGAGAAGACCTGCAAGACCTTCcagatcaagaccaagactgagCTCAACGAGCTCCTCACCAACAAGGAGTTCAACGCTGCTGAGTGCTTGCAATTCGTCGAGCTCTACATGCCCAGAGAGGATGCTCCTCGCGCTCTGATCATGACTGCCGAGGCCAGTGCTAGgaacaacgccaagaagcaCTAA
- a CDS encoding pyruvate decarboxylase, whose product MTSSTTSKHHLTNITILAYAADGYARITKMAALITTFGVGELSAVNGVAGSYSEHIPVVHIVGCPSTISQRDQMLLHHTLGNGDFDVFANMSAQISCNVAKLNKPSEIAEQIDTALRTCWLRSRPVYIMVPTDMVQEKVEGARLDTPIDLSEPQNDPGNEDFVVDEILKAMYAAQRPVILVDSCAIRHRVVKEVHQLIDKLDLPVFVTPMGKGAVNEDHPNYGGVFAGDGSHPARAQSIVEGSDLLLTIGALKSDFNTTGFSYRTSQINSVDFHSTHCKVRYSTYPGVAMRGVLRKIIDRVDPKSMPAPSIPEVRNEVEKNTDDSEIITQAWLWPRVGEYLIPNDIVVTETGTANFGIWDTRFPRNVTALSQVLWGSIGWSVGACQGAALAAKDAGKEGRTILFVGDGSFQLTAQELSTMIRHHLKPTIFVICNDGFTIERFIHGMDAVYNDINNWKYKDLVSVFGGEKTCKTFQIKTKTELNELLTNKEFNAAECLQFVELYMPREDAPRALIMTAEASARNNAKKH is encoded by the exons atgacttcatcaacaacctcaaagCACCATCTCACTAACATAACAATCTTAGCCTACGCTGCTGATGGATATGCCCGTATCACCAAGATGGCTGctctcatcaccaccttCGGTGTTGGTGAGCTCTCTGCCGTCAACGGTGTTGCTGGCTCTTACTCCGAGCACATCCCCGTCGTCCACATTGTTGGATGCCCTTCTACCATCTCTCAGCGTGACCAGATGCTTCTTCACCACACTCTCGGAAACGGTGACTTTGATGTCTTTGCCAACATGAGCGCTCAAATCTCTTGCAAcgtcgccaagctcaacaagccCTCCGAGATTGCCGAGCAGATCGATACTGCTCTCCGCACTTGCTGGCTCCGCTCTCGTCCCGTCTACATCATGGTCCCTACCGATATGGTCcaggagaaggttgagggtGCTCGGCTTGACACCCCCATCGACCTGTCTGAGCCTCAGAACGACCCCGGTAACGAGGACTtcgtcgttgatgagatcctcaAGGCTATGTACGCCGCTCAGCGCCCTGTCATCCTTGTCGACTCTTGTGCTATCCGTCACCGTGTTGTCAAGGAGGTTCACCAGCTCATTGACAAGCTCGACCTTCCCGTCTTTGTTACCCCCATGGGTAAGGGTGCTGTGAACGAGGACCACCCCAACTATGGTGGTGTCTTCGCTGGTGACGGCTCTCATCCCGCTCGTGCCCAGTCTATAGTTGAGGGCTCTGATCTCCTTCTCACCATTGGTGCTCTCAAGAGTGatttcaacaccaccggTTTCTCTTACCGCACATCACAAATCAACTCTGTTGATTTCCACAGTACTCACTGCAAGGTCCGCTACTCCACATACCCCGGCGTTGCCATGCGTGGTGTCCTCCGCAAGATCATCGACCGAGTCGACCCCAAGTCTATGCCCGCTCCTTCTATCCCTGAGGTCAGGAAcgaggtcgagaagaacACCGACGACTCTGAGATCATCACACAGGCCTGGCTCTGGCCCCGTGTCGGCGAATACCTCATCCCCAACGACATCGTCGTCACTGAGACTGGTACCGCTAACTTCGGTATCTGGGACACTCGATTCCCCCGCAACGTCACCGCCCTCAGCCAAGTTCTCTGGGGCAGCATCGGCTGGTCCGTTGGTGCTTGCCAGGGTGCTGCCCTCGCTGCTAAGGATGCTGGCAAGGAAGGCCGAACAATTCtctttgttggtgatggatcTTTCCAATTGACCGCTCAGGAGCTGAGCACCATGATCCGACATCACCTCAAGCCCACAAT TTTCGTCATCTGCAACGATGGCTTCACCATTGAGCGATTCATCCACGGTATGGATGCTGTCTACAACGACATCAACAACTGGAAGTACAAGGACCTCGTCAGCGTCTTCGGCGGCGAGAAGACCTGCAAGACCTTCcagatcaagaccaagactgagCTCAACGAGCTCCTCACCAACAAGGAGTTCAACGCTGCTGAGTGCTTGCAATTCGTCGAGCTCTACATGCCCAGAGAGGATGCTCCTCGCGCTCTGATCATGACTGCCGAGGCCAGTGCTAGgaacaacgccaagaagcaCTAA
- a CDS encoding pyruvate decarboxylase produces MSNSNLQKPIDVAEYLFKRLYEVGVRSVHGVPGDYNLVALDYLPQCNLKWVGSVNELNAAYAADGYARITKMAALITTFGVGELSAVNGVAGSYSEHIPVVHIVGCPSTISQRDQMLLHHTLGNGDFDVFANMSAQISCNVAKLNKPSEIAEQIDTALRTCWLRSRPVYIMVPTDMVQEKVEGARLDTPIDLSEPQNDPGNEDFVVDEILKAMYAAQRPVILVDSCAIRHRVVKEVHQLIDKLDLPVFVTPMGKGAVNEDHPNYGGVFAGDGSHPARAQSIVEGSDLLLTIGALKSDFNTTGFSYRTSQINSVDFHSTHCKVRYSTYPGVAMRGVLRKIIDRVDPKSMPAPSIPEVRNEVEKNTDDSEIITQAWLWPRVGEYLIPNDIVVTETGTANFGIWDTRFPRNVTALSQVLWGSIGWSVGACQGAALAAKDAGKEGRTILFVGDGSFQLTAQELSTMIRHHLKPTMYVFKTDHLLCLLLTLVLVSSSATMASPLSDSSTVWMLSTTTSTTGSTRTSSASSAARRPARPSRSRPRLSSTSSSPTRSSTLLSACNSSSSTCPERMLLAL; encoded by the exons ATGAGCAACTCCAACCTCCAAAAGCCAATTGACGTGGCTGAATACCTCTTCAAGCGTCTCTACGAAGTCGGTGTTCGATCTGTTCACGGTGTTCCCGGTGACTACAACCTCGTCGCCCTCGACTATCTTCCTCAATGCAACCTCAAGTGGGTCGGCAGTGTTAACGAGCTTAACGCTG CCTACGCTGCTGATGGATATGCCCGTATCACCAAGATGGCTGctctcatcaccaccttCGGTGTTGGTGAGCTCTCTGCCGTCAACGGTGTTGCTGGCTCTTACTCCGAGCACATCCCCGTCGTCCACATTGTTGGATGCCCTTCTACCATCTCTCAGCGTGACCAGATGCTTCTTCACCACACTCTCGGAAACGGTGACTTTGATGTCTTTGCCAACATGAGCGCTCAAATCTCTTGCAAcgtcgccaagctcaacaagccCTCCGAGATTGCCGAGCAGATCGATACTGCTCTCCGCACTTGCTGGCTCCGCTCTCGTCCCGTCTACATCATGGTCCCTACCGATATGGTCcaggagaaggttgagggtGCTCGGCTTGACACCCCCATCGACCTGTCTGAGCCTCAGAACGACCCCGGTAACGAGGACTtcgtcgttgatgagatcctcaAGGCTATGTACGCCGCTCAGCGCCCTGTCATCCTTGTCGACTCTTGTGCTATCCGTCACCGTGTTGTCAAGGAGGTTCACCAGCTCATTGACAAGCTCGACCTTCCCGTCTTTGTTACCCCCATGGGTAAGGGTGCTGTGAACGAGGACCACCCCAACTATGGTGGTGTCTTCGCTGGTGACGGCTCTCATCCCGCTCGTGCCCAGTCTATAGTTGAGGGCTCTGATCTCCTTCTCACCATTGGTGCTCTCAAGAGTGatttcaacaccaccggTTTCTCTTACCGCACATCACAAATCAACTCTGTTGATTTCCACAGTACTCACTGCAAGGTCCGCTACTCCACATACCCCGGCGTTGCCATGCGTGGTGTCCTCCGCAAGATCATCGACCGAGTCGACCCCAAGTCTATGCCCGCTCCTTCTATCCCTGAGGTCAGGAAcgaggtcgagaagaacACCGACGACTCTGAGATCATCACACAGGCCTGGCTCTGGCCCCGTGTCGGCGAATACCTCATCCCCAACGACATCGTCGTCACTGAGACTGGTACCGCTAACTTCGGTATCTGGGACACTCGATTCCCCCGCAACGTCACCGCCCTCAGCCAAGTTCTCTGGGGCAGCATCGGCTGGTCCGTTGGTGCTTGCCAGGGTGCTGCCCTCGCTGCTAAGGATGCTGGCAAGGAAGGCCGAACAATTCtctttgttggtgatggatcTTTCCAATTGACCGCTCAGGAGCTGAGCACCATGATCCGACATCACCTCAAGCCCACAATGTATGTTTTCAAGACTGATCATCTCCTGTGTCTTTTACTAACTCTTGTTCTAGTTTCGTCATCTGCAACGATGGCTTCACCATTGAGCGATTCATCCACGGTATGGATGCTGTCTACAACGACATCAACAACTGGAAGTACAAGGACCTCGTCAGCGTCTTCGGCGGCGAGAAGACCTGCAAGACCTTCcagatcaagaccaagactgagCTCAACGAGCTCCTCACCAACAAGGAGTTCAACGCTGCTGAGTGCTTGCAATTCGTCGAGCTCTACATGCCCAGAGAGGATGCTCCTCGCGCTCTGA